TAATAGCTTTTTATACTCGCAGCTGCTCAACCCGACTGGTGCGCGCGCGAAAGACCCGCCCTCGTATACGGCGGCCACCGGTGGAGCCTTCGACAAGGTCGCGGAAATTAAAAAGACCGCCACGTCTCCTATCAAAACCCCAGTCAATAAATCACCTGTCACCAGTCCCGTGAACGGCGTCAACAAAATCTCCGATAACTACGAAAGAGCGATCGCCGAACGACTGAGCCCTCAACGAGATATATCGAGATTGAACCGAAGCAGTTTGTTTAGTAAAGTTAACACCGGAGTGGTGTCCGGCAAAGTGAAAAAGAGCAGCCCTCGCCGGTCCGGTAATGACGACGAGGACGAGGACTACGCGCGCGACAGTGATGAGtgttcaatttaaatgtagttAGTAACGTTGGTAACACAGGTCATTTAGGTAACAAGACTCCAGTGTTTGTTTAATGTTGCCAGTGTATTGTATCACTGTACAGTGTAACCAAAGAGCGCCGCGAACGTGTGCaattaatgacattttttttagtataatcGTTACGCCGTTGATTAGAAGAGAGAACTATTTTTTCAGCGTATCCTAGCGGGAGATACCTGCCTTGTGACGTAGCAATtagataattataacttttatagaTTATTGTGAAAGTAGACATTCATTATTGTGGAAAGAAACCATTTTGTTTGGTTTGAAAAACGACGCTTGCTTTTTTTTCAGCATTTTAttagtgtttatttaatttaccgttatttgttattattttttactgctATATTTGTCtcaaagttaatttatgaATTACTTTTACTTGCATGAGTTTCTGTACGTAATGAAGAGTATTAGATTTTTAAcctttaaactatttttatgttgAGATCAAATGTTATTTGCTTTGTTATAATCTATACCACcacaacataataaatatttagaatgtgattaataatttaatgataattaattgaaCGAAAGGAATCAAacttcataaattattaaataaataaatgaaaaatttgcaGTCCACACAaaaatgtagattaaaaaagtgaaatgaaattttatgctTCGTCATTATTCCGTCATAAAACTCATATCATAGCTCCatccataattaaaaattattttattacaaaattgaattgttctagaattaaaaaattacacgaCCAAAGTTTggtcaaagattaaaaaaacacagccgtaagtttaaaaaaaagaaacacgcacagattatttagaaattaataaaatatttttgataaggTTTGACGATAGTGGTacataatagtaattttttttttattgcaaaaaaaaataaattaaattgctaaCAGCTGGCATGTGCATAATTgtatcaaataattataaatactgtaaAATGCTTTATATACTTTAgatttttgtatcaatttgtaacatacataaaagaaataagttaatttgGACACATTTGTAAGTCGAAGtcgaaaagaaaacaaaattaacctTAAACACAAATGCAAAGGCTCGGCAGCAGAGATGTTAGGTGAGTTTTAGCCTTTAATTCCAATGAGTTTTTTGTtggatgtattttaaaattataaaattaatttgaattttgattgaatgattaaaggtaggcaatgattctgcaattgcagatgtctatgggctgcggtcacttcgctgtttcggcaaattcaggtgaccgctagCTAGATtgccattttataaataaaataaaaaagccttcataatatagtttagttaaagtttgtttcagaactatatatatttatgatttatgtCACCGAAATTcgtattcgaaaaaaaaatgtttattttgaggcattttttaattgtaagtagcaaaaatatttttatgtaaatggaCTTTTTAGAGTAAGGAGTGTTTGGTACTAAAATATACCTAACCTAGTTccttgttttgaatttttgtgactaaatttttttttctattaaatttaatatgagttagttttaaaaaaccgCATAACGACCGAATTAATTCAGTAAATAACGTGTCGAATTTACTTcgcaagttttaaaatattttatttgctgaCATTTAACATTTACGCGGTTGAAAATGGCAGCTGTAAATATGCTTGTAGATTTATGGTAGTTAAATATTGTATCTAGTCTGCAGGGTGCTGGTTCGTAAATCGTCAACcattcagaaaaaaatatacttttgttatttcgaaaaaaaacagtttgcCACAATCAAAGAGTGGATTTTATATAAGTAGTCTTTGCGACTTGAATTTTAGTAATGTGTAACTATCTTATAATGTTgttgtgattatttttaaactttcaatCGAATTTTCGCGTTCATgcgataatttttaatagttaatatttactattcaagtaaattaaaaaaaatattgtgccTATGAATCtatttttacgtttaaaaataataaagatgcATGAATctcacaataaaaaacaagcttattaatattaaactagtcacctcaaaaataaatatcataataagCCTAAATGGTAGCTTTATTGTGAAGATCACAGGTTCGCATCCTAGCAGACTTGGACTGATCTGATTTTCTTTCGTACAAAAGTTACTTCTCTACCAAAATGATGATAGTAGAGAAGTTAACAGCTGTCACTATCTCTTTCTTATACCAGTTGCTGTAAAAACGTCtattcataaaacatttacCAATTAGCAACCAAAAACATTGTtcacattttaacaaattttattaatatgttgtTTCATgttagagttaaaaaaaactggttttttttttgttaaaataaaaatatgttaaagtaCCTATATTAGTACTTTAACGTTAGCTGTTAAAGACTTAGTTAATTTAGTTCGTAgttatacttattaagttaccGAATTTTTATAGatctaaatgttttgtattttaaaattggtgattaattaatgaatgtaggtacattatatttattgtaagtaaataaaaggcAACATTTACATTATTCATCTGCAACTATTGAACTGTATCTTCCATCGGATAAACCCCAAGccatttataaatagtgccattaaatcagttttattacgattttattaatatattctatATTATCGCCAGCCTAATACAGTCATTAAGTGGATTTGTTAGAGAAATACATAAtgcgtattttattttttgttaaattatcgattcagttttgttaataaatgtcttaataaaatgtaattattaatatttcattttgtttattggaACAAACTTTTGACGCTGCGATTTCAAACGACTTTCAAAACAACGATTGACTTCGgcagaatgttttttttttttaattattaggcAATAGCTGGAAATAAAACTATGAAATTAGTGGTTACAATTTCTTACATAATCTGCTGTACAGTCTCGATTGAATTGGTGTTGCCATGCCATTgcgttttcattattattttttgtatatgtattgtatttgtaatttattaataactgtgTTATGTATTTGTGTGTGCAATTTGAACGTCATGAATGTATAAATAGTATACACTAGGGTTATGTAATTTTGTCGTAACATTTTTATCATCACTACCTATCCACATATTACGAAGCACAAGTATGCttgataatttacattttccatctccaataaaattattaacattattacttttacttctttatataatacattgaCAATTTTACAAcagttgattatttttttaacaacatagtataactaaataaaaaacttcaaaaaacattctttaaaaaatgtttgtggtgacatagatttaaaatgttaacaatattatgataatattgGTGACAGTATTAGTTAAGTATCCTAATAAAGAACATTGTATTTagtaatgtgttttatttaagatatttgACAGTAGTAGATCCCccaacattaatatttgttggatGCACGAACGGGCCGTTTGGATACCACGACCAAACAGAacacaggcgtgaagtggaaacaATTCCGCATTtggtctgatgagtgtggtgccggagccCCAATTTTAGTCCTGTGTGTGTCCCCTTTTCCGTTGataaaaggtaggcaacgcatttgtgattgcggatgtctatggacggCGGTAGCTGTGcaattttggcgaattcaggtggccgtttgctcgtttgccaccttttgatataaagaaaaattattacatttgtaatattttaacagaaatGGGCGCCACAAGTCTAAAACAAAGAGTATAGTAATAAGATAACCTGAACTTTTGCAGCATTGCAGCACATATATTATGTTCATACATATCGTTGCatagtaaatatatgaaaacaaGCGTGTATATATAACATCTGAGCACTTTGGGCTAAGCCCTTATCTATCTACCTTAATATCAtacatatatctaatatataaaattctcgtgtcacagttttcgtcaccgtactcctccgaaacggcttgaccgattctcatgaaattttgtgagcatattcagtaggtctgagatctatttttcatttttttttaactgcgcgcggacggaatcgcgggcgacagctagtatatatatataacttttattatattaatccaaggacgattaaataaataacaaataaatacctaATTTGTAAACTGAAACACTACTATCAGGGTCCGCCAACTTCGAACGAAAAACAAGAAACTTCAAACAGAgacaattttgttgttgtgttaACTGGGTTCCATAATATGAACGAGATAGAGCATATATCTATGCCGTTTTCGCTCGCGATAGTCCAAGCTATACttgccatataaaaaaaatatttcatccttttattattataataaagtatttataattaaaaataagaaaacatgatttaaaaaaaatcctattattaattgtcttatttcttacatttgtatttataaatcaagatatACGATCACTTGTTATCTTATATCTACATcgcaaaaaaatgtagtaatggcaattttaaatcataaccgttaaaaaaataagttttcaaatttgtttcaaaacgtGTTCTCGTATGGTTCCGAAATCTTTGATATTGCATTGTATTTTTGAACTAATAACGCGAGTGTTTAAGTTTTGAGATATTGACTCTGATAAGTGAAATATTGacctcattattattttaagttttaacatgTCTGATCAGTACAGAAAATGTGTCAAGTGTGGAGTGACCTTAGCAAAAGATCATACTTTAACTTTTCACCGATTTCCTAAGATTGGGAATGGAAACCCTGAAACAGttttaaggtaaatatttttaaaaaatccatccaCATTTTGCTTCGAAGTAATAATCTGATATAAcaagatttcttttattcgGTCTCTGATAATCTGTTATTATTACAGATCCCGCATTTGGGCCGAATTCTGTTTCCCTGAAGAAAACTGTACTGatgtagattttaaaaaaaaattacataccaGCCACAAAATGCTATGcagtaaacattttacagaagaatcttttattaacatatctAAAACACGTTTAAACAAGTTTTCCATACCTATTGGTTCTGAGCCCATATTGGAAAAACTGAGAAACATACCAGGTTCTTCTAGTCAGGTATGTTGATCAGTCAGGTATGAttgtgaataatatttatgtatttataattattgtatttaaatgctcaccttaaatgttttgaaggattgagtatgtttaaaaatttttctaGCTGACTGCCAAAGAAGGGTTGTGTTTCTCAAGTTTATGTCTAACTTTTCGGCACATTTCTTCAGATGTGGGAGTGACCtaagatataatatgtaattaggttttatttgtttcatagaataaataattgataataaaaaaaatagccagATCTTCCACTTATTCAATGTACTGTGATTAGGAGAAGAGGTcagaatcataaaaaaatacattatgtcATATAAATCAAGCCAtcttataaaactttactatactatatattttaacacattaacaAATTTTCAGGTTTCACCTACACCAGGACCTTCACATGAGCATATACAGAAGAAACAACAAGTGGAAATGGACCAAAATGCCTTTGTATGTATTTCACTTCTTTTAATagtattattgttgttattattttactatatttaattacttgcaAGAACAGTTTTTCAATAACTGACTAAACATCTTAAAATTCAGATTgccataatgttttaatatttaatataataattgtaataatttaattttgttcattttttaaagttgagCGACTGACAAATGCTTATaacttcaatata
This sequence is a window from Papilio machaon chromosome 3, ilPapMach1.1, whole genome shotgun sequence. Protein-coding genes within it:
- the LOC123723542 gene encoding uncharacterized protein LOC123723542; this translates as MSDQYRKCVKCGVTLAKDHTLTFHRFPKIGNGNPETVLRSRIWAEFCFPEENCTDVDFKKKLHTSHKMLCSKHFTEESFINISKTRLNKFSIPIGSEPILEKLRNIPGSSSQVSPTPGPSHEHIQKKQQVEMDQNAFVTSPSNLPHNNELHYNENFKCQ